The stretch of DNA AAACGTCTCCCACAAAGGcaactcttccttctttttagaAATGGGCTGTATCTTCTTCTCTAATTTGGGCAATCTGGGAAACCTGCGTTTATCCTTAAAATCCCAGAAGTCCCTTTGAAACATCAGTGCCAGGGTTTGTTTTTCCACAGAGGCACGGGCACTTGGAAAAATGTCTCTTGTGGCAGGATAAAAGTATTGCATTTCCATCTCCTTGTGAGCAATGGATATCTGCTGTGCCCTCTCACTTCTGTAAGGCTCTCCTAGAAGATGCCAATTTTTAGCCCTTGGGTCTAGAATCCTCTTGGTAGCTAATGGGGACTTTTGTGTGGGGACAGCCAAAGGTTTTGGCCAGCTctccttttcctttgcttttataGGAGGAATCACTTTCTGGTATTTTGGACTCATGGACTCTCTAGTGGGTTTTGAGATCCTTGTGCCTCGTGACTCCAGGGCCTGCCTGTGACGGTACACGATGGCTTCAAGTTTGGCCAGATTCAGCCATTCTAAGTTTCCCTTTGAGACTAGGTCTTTGAGCAGCTGGCATAGTCTGTGGAAACCATCCCTGGAAAGCTGTTCTCCTGCTTCCATTCGTTCTAGGACATGGCGGATCCACTCTACATCTGAGAGGCTTTCATCTGCATGTTGTTCCTTAGCCGGGATTTGGGAGAGAGGTAACTGTACCTCAGTCTGTCCCATCAGAGGTGGATGCTGCAGAAACCCCTTCCACCAGGCACCCAGTGGCTTGTGTTGGAGTTCCTGACCTTCTACGGTCCTCCTTAATATGTGGGACATAAATGGGGTCTTTAAGTCCTGTGCTTGGGTCTCCAAAACTGTACCCAAAACATGTGGAGGTATGGGTTCATATTTTCCCAtcacttctctttctttatcCATTGTCCCTGAGAATTTCCTGGGTATTTCAACTACTGTGGCCTTTTTATCTTCCCAGGATATTTGTTTCTCTGGCACTGGCactggtattttttctttcatctccagAGCTCTTGACATCAGTTTCTTCAAAGGGCTTTTTAGAACTCCTAGTCTTACAGCCCCATCTTTGACATGAGGAACTCCTTTTCCAATGGAAAGgactctttccctttctcttaggacctttcttctttgttcttgtaacttaaatagtttttctttttttaaagtatcttttccCCTGTCCACCTCTTCTTCCAATGAGccactctcctcttcctcttcctcatcacTCAAACTTTCTATCTCTTCCTCACtcataatttcttctttctcctcacacacttcttccttctcctgaacctcctctttcttcttttccttttttttcttcttctcctcctcctcttctttctccacttgcttctcctccccttcctcctcctcctcttcctcctccttctccttttcctcctcttcctcactttcctcctcttcctccctctccctttcctcctcttcctccctttcctcctcctcctcagaagACAaactctcttgcttctctagttcatCTAACAGGCTTTCCATTTCTTCAGAAAAATGCTCTTCACTTTCCACTTCATCCACTTGACTGGAAAACTTTTTCTTTGGTTTGTCAACTCTCTtggcttctttcctctttctccaccttTGTTTAAGGAATGGGATCACCTCTTCTTCTTctattcctccttcctcttcatcaTCCAGTATGACTTCTGAATGCCTTCTGGCCAATTTGCTCTCTTCCTcagtcattttttcttctttgtttatcaTTCTCCTCATTTCCTTGGCCAGTTTTCTCTGCTTCCGAGCCAGTTTCTTCTCATCTTTAGTCAGTTCTGATCGTTTTTCAGAAAAATCCCACTCTTTGATATCCAGCTTACTCTGTTCTATTCTCAGTCTGCTCTCCTTAACAAAGAGTGACCTCtttatctttgtcatttttatttcttcctctgttaGTTTCCTTTCATCCCTGGTTAGTCTTTGAAGtgcctttaagattttgtttagttttgctgGTTCCTTGGAaaggctttccttttttttaatcaacttcCTTTCAGCCTTGGCTAACTTTCTTTGCCCCTGGACAAATATTCTCCGTCCTCTAGTAAATTCCAGTTTTCCTTTGGCAATTTCCCTTTCCTCCATGGCCAGTATCCTGTCTTCATGTAGCAGTATCTTCTCCTCTAGTGACAATTTCCTCTCAAGTAGTTCTTGTTCAACTTTagtcatttttctttgtcttgaagTTTCTGGAGTCTCTCCCTTAGACAGTGTTTCCTTTCCCTCAACCAGTCTCATCTTCTCCTCAGCCAGTCTTTTCATTTTCAGGTTCAATGCCTTTTCTTCCTTAACAATATCCAACTCTCCTCTGAGCCGTTTCTTTCCTTGGACCATTGCCTTCTCCAgagctaatttcattttttcctgggCCAATTTCTCCTGTTTCTCGGCCAGACTATCCTCTACTTGGACcaattttttctctgtttcagtCAGTTTCTCCTTCTTCTTGATCACGGTCTCCTCTTTCTGTGTCAGCTTCTCTGCTACCTGAGCCAGTGTCTTCTTGAACATTCCCAATTTGTTCTTTACTTGCACTAATTTCTTTCTGCTTTGGGTGAGTCTTTCTTTGTTATAGAGTAGGTTCTCTTTCCTCTGAGCCAATTTTTCCTTCTCCTGGGCCAGATTCTTCTTTTCCTGAGCCAGATCCTTCTTCTGGTACAGTATCATCTTGTTCTTTGTGAGTTCTTCCATGCTGTTGATCCATCTTTTCCTTTTCCGGGCCAGTTTTATCTTCTTCTTAATCAATTGCTCCCTTTTCCGTCCCAGTCTTTCCTCTTCCTCAGGCATTTTTTCCTTGTGCTGGGCCAGTTTCTCCTCTTCCTGGATCAGCAACTCTTCTTCCTGGGTCAGTTTTGTCTCTTCTTCAGACAGTTTCTCCCTTTGCCAGACCAATGTCTTCTCTTCCTCAGccagtttcttcttttcctcaatCAGTTTCTCCTCTTCCTGATTCAGTTCCTCTTCTTTCCAAGACAGTTCTTCCATATCCCATTCCAATTCCTCCAATTCCTGGGCCAGCTCCTTTTCTTGCCAGTCCAGATTTTGTTCCCTCTGGGCCAGTTCTTCCACTTTCTGGACGAATATGTTTTTTACCTCGGCcagtttcccttctttctttgctAGTTTCTCTTCTTCTCTAGCCACTTTCACCCATTTCTTGgacagtttcttccttttctgggCCAATTTCTCCGCCTCCTGGCTTAGCTTCTCCCCTCTTTGGGCCAGTGTTTCCTCTTTCTGGGCAAACTTACCGTCTGCCTGGGCCATTTCCCTGTCATCCTGGGTTATTTTAACATACGCCTGGGCCAGTTTTCTCTCTTCCTGGGCCAACTGTCTCTCTTCTTGTGCAAGTTTCTCTTCTTCTTGTGCTAATTTCCTCTCTTCTTGGGCTCGTTTTTTTTCAGCTCGGGCTTGTTTCCTGTGTATTCTGGCCCGTTTGTGTTCTTCTTGGATCTGTCTCTGCTCTTCTGTGacctgctcttctttttcttcctccttccgaGACACTTCTTCCTCCAAAGTCACTTCTTCCTCCAAAGTCACTTCTTCCGCATCCTTGTACAGTTGCTCCTTGGATTCAGATGGCAACATATTTTCCCAGACTTGTTTCCACTCCTTCCATTTCAGCTTCTTGTCCTCCTGAAGCATTTCCTCCTCCGGGAATAgcttctctccagcctggtgtAGTTTCTCCTCTTCCTGAAGAAGCCTCTTCTCCCAGTCTTCCTTCCATGCCTTCCAGGATTTCCTTGTCTCACCATGGACCTGTTTCCACTCATCCCAGGACTTTTTCCAGTCCTGCCAAGATGGTGTCCTCTCAATCATAACTGGTTTTTCTTCTCGTTCAACCACTTTCTTCTCTAGTGTTGCCATTTCCTTCACTTCCTCCCTCATATCCCTCTCTTCTTTGGGCATTTCCCTCTTTGTTTTTCCTACTTTTCTTTCCTGCTGGACAGCTTTCCTCTCTTGCTTAGGTGACTTCTGaaaggttttcttcttttctttctttgatatttGTTTTCCCTTGGTTACATCACCTGGTtctaaaaaaataactttctttttcttgcccttGTTCAAAATCACTTGGGTTTCCTCCAAGCCCGGCatgtcttttgctttcttttgtgctTGTTCTTCTTCCCTTGGCATCACTTCGTGTCTGATCACCTCTTCTGTCACACCTTGTATCATGTCCTCTCTAATTGCTTCTTCATGGATAAAAATTGGTTTCTCCTCTGCCGGGACTACATCCCAATCAAGGTCCTCAAGCAgaactttactttctttcttcaaCAGGGGGCAGATCTCCTGAAAGAGTTCCCAACTGGGGTGCCTATCTACCAGCATCTCCTGAGCAAATGTCACTAGCTCAGTGTTTAGATTTTCTGACATTTTTGTTTGGGAACCAGATATCCTCAGGGTCATAAGACGACATAGATCGTCCCGCCATGATAAGCCATCTCCAGCGGTTGACCTGCGGCCAGATATTCCCGAGGCTCCCCGCCCTAGAATTTTAACCTTTTTAATAACTGGCTGTCCCATTACAGGAGGTGTAGGTTTCTCAGTTATAACTTTGgcttcttttcccttcttcttgTGCTTCTTTTTGAGTTTCTGAGCTCTTGCTTTCTTGTCTCTTTTGTCACGTATTTTCCGCAGCATCTTCAGGGTCAATGCAACGTGATCCTTTGAGATATCTTTCTCCTGAAAGTCAACATCTTTTAAGGGCTTTATTACACTGATGCTTGAAGACCATTTGGAATGGACGGATGCTTCCTCCATCTCAACTGGTGTGGCCTCAGTCCCACTTTCATCCTCTAACAGGCCTGGCTCAGTGATCATATGTTTAGAGTCTCTCTCTTTCGTCTTCTTGAGACCCCGCAACCATTTTCGGCCTGTAGGAAAAATGGAGAGGTGGAGGTAAGCAAAGTATGGGAAGCTAAATGAAACCTTTCCCAATATTAGGTGTGAGCTAAGAAGAACTGTCATAAAAGAagtggcggccgggcgcggtggctcaagcctgtaatcccagcactttgggaggccgagacgggcggatcacgaggtcaggagatggagaccatcctggctaatacggtgaaaaccccgtctctactaaagaatacaaaaaactagccgggcgacgaggcgggcgcctgtagtcccagctacttgggaggcggaggcaggagaatggcgtgaacctgggaggcggagcttgcagtgagctgagatccggccaccgcactccagcctgggcgacagagccagactccgtctcaaaaaaaaaaaaaaaaaaaggcaacaaagaGAGCTgaggccttaaaaaaaaaaaaaaaaagcattctcttTGCTTTATTCCTAGCCCCCTACTCCTGCCAAATCCTAGAGAGCTAGGCCTTAGAGTCTTCCTGAGTTTGAGTGGATCCTTCCTTAGAAAGtcttgccgggcgcggtagctcaagcctgtaatcccagcactttgggaggctgagacgggcggatcatgaggtcaggagatcgagaccatcctggcgaacacggtgaaaccccgtctctactaaaaaatacaaaaaacgagccgggcgaggtggcgggcgcctgtggtcccagctactcgggaggctgaggcaggagaatggcataaacccgggaggcggagcttgcagtgagctgagatccggccactacactccagcctgggcaacagagcaagactccttctcaaaaaaaaaaaaaaaaagaaagtcttttatttcttcattgctttcataaaaatcaattttattgaggtataatttacatatgataTACCCATTTTAAGCaaacaatttgatgagtttgaaaAATGTATACACTCTTGTAACTATTGCAATTATAATCAGGATATAAGGCATTTCTATTATCCTCCTAAATTCCCTCCTACATAGTGTCCCAGTCAACATCTATCTACCCTTAACCCCTGGCCCTAGGCAAcaactgatctgctttctgtgaCTGTAGATTCATTTGCCATTTTTAGAATTCCAAATAAatagaatcatttaaaaatgtgctcttttgtgttttctttcaacagtttttgagattcttccatgttgttgcatgtatcactCTTTTTTATCAcagtagtatttcattttatgaatacactataatttccttatctatacacttttttaaaaaaattatactttaggctgggcgcggtggctcaagcctgtaatcccagcactttgggaggccgagacgggcggatcacgaggtcaggagatcgagaccatcctggctaacacggtgaaaccccgtctctactaaaaaatacaaaaaactagccgggcgaggtggcgggcgcctgtagtcccagctactcgggagggtgaggccggagaatggcatgaacctgggaggcggagcttgcagtgagctgagatccagccactgcactccagcctgggcgacagagcgagactccgtctcaaaaaaaaaaaaaaaaaaaaaaattatactttaagttctgggatacatgtgcagaacgtgcaggtttgttacataggtatacaggtgccatggtggtttgctgcacccatcaacccgtcatctgcattaggtatttctcctaatgctatccctcccctagtcccccatcTGAGAGTGTCTTTTCTATGATGAGATCTTTCCACTTATCTCTCTTCCCACctggtatctcttttttttttttttttttctgagatggagtttcgctctgtcacccaggctggagtgcagtggcaccatctcggctcactgcaacctccacctcctgggttcaagtgattctcccacctcagcctctcgagtagctgggattacagtcacccaccgTCGTGcatggccaatttttgtatttccagtagagacggggtttcaccatattggccgggctggtctcaagctcctgacctcgagtgatccacccgcctcagcatcccaaagtgctgggattacaggcgtgagccattgtgtccCGCCAGCCCACCTAGTATCTCTTGATCCACTTTAACCCTAACTACCCTGCCTCTTGAGGACCCTGAGGCATGGACCAGATTACCCTTTACATACTATGCTTTTTGACCACTGCTCGGCCTCGTCTGTGGCCTTTGCTGTGCTTGATGGCCACTTCAGATTCTTCAGAAACTGTAGGAGGTTTCACGGAGAAGGATTTAAGTTCAGAAGCCTTTGAGACATCTAAAGAAAAAGCCGGCTTTTCATCTCTATGTGACAGAGTCAGGTTTTCATTCAATCTCTGCTCCACTTGAGTGGAAAGGATTTGGAGATCTGTGGCCCGCATCCCCAGCAGATGGTCTAGAGGTTCCTCCCCGATCATCTCTTGCCTATGAAAGTCAAAGGAGAAGAAGGACTATGCTGAGTCAGGAACAAAAGGGAGAATGGGAAGAACAAAACGGCTGTGGAACAGGCAGGAGGCTTGGCAAAGTGGCCAAGAGAGACGGCATATGGAAAATAATGGCTGAGACAAAAGAAACTATCTAGGAAGCCAAGATGGCAATAAATGGAGTGATCTGTATTGGAGGCTGTAGAAACAGGCGAAAAGGATGAAAATGGAACTTGAAGAGGTAGCGGACATATAggaaaagcaatggagaaaggggtgagcaggccaggtgtggtggctcatgcctgtactcctagcactttgggaggccaaggtggcaggaagattgcttgagctcaggagttcgagaccagtctgggcaatatagtgagactctgtctctacaaaaaattagccagtgtggtggtgcatgcttgtagccccagctactgaggaggctgtggcaggaggattgcttgagcctgggaagcagaggttgcagtgagccaagatcgcaccactatactccagcctgggcaacagaataagaccctgtctcaaaaaaagaaggaagagaaggaggaggaggagggaacgGGGGATTGTCAAGAATAGTCATCTAGGAATGAGCAAAGGCTATGAGAAAGAAGAAACGTCAGGAAGAATTAATAAACAGGGATGAAGAAATAGCAAAGGAAAGGAGGGGGAAAATGGGGAATGGGGTGAAGAATTGAGGGAAGCACAAACGTACTGCATCTCCCGAAAAGTCTCTTGTTTCTGGATCAACTGTAAGAGTGAGGTCCTAGAGTGGATTCCAATCTCAGCCATGAGGCTTAGAGTCTTGACCCTCACTCTTTCATCCTTGTCCATTAATCCCTGAGCCAGAGGCATGGCAAAAAGATGAGTAATCATTCCTAGACGCTTCAGCCCTTCCCAAGCTAGTTCTCGGATCAGCGGGTTGGAATTGGTTGTATCATCCAGTAGCCGATGGGCTGTCTCAGAGCGTAGGGCTGGAGACACCTGGTAAGAGGCAAAGATTTGCCCTAGTGCACCAACACAGTACTGGTACTTCAGCAAGGAAGCATGGACCATAATATTGAGTATTGTCTCAATCATGCTATTAATGGCTATTTCACTCATCTTTCTTCCCAGCCAACTTCGgtttgctccatctgtaaggacGCTGTAGGTTATATCCTTGGAAAGTCTCATTTCTAGGAAGTGTTCATCCTCCTTCTCTGGATATTCTATATTACTTACAGTTCTTACCTTGCtgtgccagaaaaagaattcttgAGACCTGTCCCATTCCAGCTCCCGCTGGGGTGCATGCAGGTTGCACTGTAGATATATTGGGGTGCCCTCTGGCCAAAGACGGGCACGAATCACTGAATTGGGGATATAGCAATCAGGGGCAAAAAGCCATTCCCGCCCATGACCAAAGTAGTATCGCAATATCTGATAGGGGTTGAGTCCATCCCAGCTAGTCAGTTGTAGTTGGGGAGGAAGCGCATAATGGCGTTGGTAACGTTTACTCATCTGTGTCCAATCTTCCATGTCCTGCAAAGAATAACGCATGGAGGAACGCAGTAACACTGGGCTCCCTTCCTCATCTTCTTCTATCACATGTGGCACAGAATGGTCAAAGGCAATGGCCCGCTTGTTGACAAGGTTCTCCAGACCCACTAATTTCTGTTGTGCTTTTCCAAGGTAGATGTACTTGGGCACAAACATGGTCTCAAAGGAGAAGAAGAAGCTTGGTATGAAAGGCTTAGGGATTTCCAGTACTTCATCTGATATGCTCATAAAGGAAAGGCGAGTCAGCAGGGCTGGGGGAAGCAATTTTAAACAGGACACTAGGTAAAGACTCTGGTTAAAAGTCACAAGCAGGTCACCCCGGTCATTTGCAAAACAGAGTGGGCCAAAGTGCAGTGATGAGTCCAGAATGGCTATGAGTCTGCCATGGAAGTCCCAGATCCGAACAGAGCCATCGGCAGAACCTGTGACGAAAAGACTCAAGGAGAGGCAGACATCAAAGGATGTGATGGCACACAGGTGCAGAGGCAGCGTTTCTATGAATTTCAAGCCATTCTGTGACCCAGAGGACATAAAATCATGGAACTTCCAGAGACGCAGGCAGTTTGTCTCTGTGATGGCACCCACAGACTTGGGCAAGAGTATCAGATGTGTTAGGTGACAGCTGCTGAGGATGCTGGCGAGAGGCTGCAGTTGTACTTTAACCCCATCAAGCACAGCTTCTGACAGGTGCACATAGTCATCCATTCCATAGGAACAGAGCAGAGAGTTTCCTTGGCCACCGAAAATCCCTCCAGACAGCGTGGAGAGTGCCAGTACAGCACCAAAGTGCATGAATTTTTCTAATCGAGCACAGCTGTGCTGGGACAGCACTCTTATCACACCACTCTGGTGCCCAGAGAAGATCAGTCCCTCTAGACCCCGCCCCAAGTTGAAATGCCCATAAGCCAGGCATTGTACAAAGTCCTGAGAATTTGGTGAGGTGCCTAGAAGATACTTGGCTGGGCAAGGGCAGCGGGTTGTGTCAAATACCAGAACCTCTGAGCTTCCTGTTGCTACAAAGAGCTCCTCTTTACCTGGGTCGTAGGCCCAATCCACAGCCCGGTCCACGATTGAGAAGGGCCAGGTGATAACCAGAAGGTCCCCTGTTATTGGGGACACAAAGCGCAACAAGCCATCCTCGGTGGTACACAGGATCCGGAACCAGTTATTTCCACAGTAGACCCGACGCAACTGCTGGGGAGCAGAGCCACAGACATTGAAGAGGCTGTAGAAGCAGGGCAGGCAGCGCAAGGAAAAACTATGGGCAGTTTGGCAGAAGAAAGTAATGCTGTCAATAAACTGGAGCCGGTACAGCTCCTCGCCAAGCTCTAGCCGCCGAAGCAGGCTCCCTGAAGTCAGGTTCCACTCCTTGATTAGGCTGTCACTGCCAGCTGTTAGCAGGGTGTGGGCCTCTGGTCGGCTGCGGATACAGATCACTCCTGAGTGATGGGCCTGGAAACTGTGGAGCGGATGGCCCTGCTGGAGGTTCCAAACTTGGATTTCCCCAGCTTGGTTTCCAGCATAGAGAAAGCCCTGATCAAAACAGGTGAAGCAGCAGGTGATGGAGGAGCCGCTGCTGGTAGACGTGAACCTCTTTACCTCTCCCAGCTGACCCTTGCCCTGGCGCATCAGGACCCTCACCACCGTCTCACACAGGGCCAAGAGGGAGCCATTGGGACCATTCAGCACGATGTCCTGAACCAGCTCGTCACCTGGCATGGAGACCATGTGGGCTATATGGAGGCCCGTGCCACTTCGCTCAATGACCCAGGTCACCACTGCTCCCAGGATGCCAGAGAGAAGCATCTTCATTTCCGGGTCATAGCAGAGGCAGCTGATGTTGAAGCGGCAGTGCACTTTACCCAGGGGTTTGAATGCCCGAAAGTGGTCCCCAAAGAGTCGCAGGATCAGGTCACCACAGTAGACCACGAGGATATGAAAGGAACCTGTGTGGACCATGGACTGGATGGGTGGCAATTGTTCAGTCATGGAGAATATTCTTTTCTCAATCATGTCCTCAGTTTTGCTCTTCATCCACACTACAGCCTAGAAGAGAATAAGATGGACACTgcctaggccaggcgcggtggctcatacctgtaatcccagcactttgggaggccgaggcaggtggatcacctgaggtcaggagttcgagaccagcctggccaacatggtgaaaacccatctctactaaaaatacaaaaattggccgggcgcggtggctcaaacctgtaatcccagcactttgggaggccgagacgggtggatcacgaggtcaggagatcgagaccatcctggctaacacggtgaaaccccgtctctactaaaaaatacaaaaaactagccgggtgaggtggcaggcccctgtagtctcagctactcgggaggctgaggcaggagaatggcgtaaacccgggaggcggagcttgcagtgagctgagatccggccactgcactccagcctgggcgacagagcgagactccgtctcaaaaaaaaacaaaaacaaaaacaaaaaaacaaaaattagctgggcatggtgaccggcgcctgtaattccagctactcaggaggctgaggcaggagaatcgcttgaattcgggaggcagaggttgcagtgagccaatgcactccagcctgggtgacagagcgagactccgtctcaaaaaaacaaaaaaaaaaaaagaaaagaaactgcctAGAACTGATAGTAGTGCAGAATATTCCCTTATTTCCCCAAGTTTTGTGTGAAGGAGGAATTGGAGGACTCTAGAGTGATTTTATCCCCTGGTGATGGGAACTGGAAATACAGTAGAGGCAGGAAGCCTAGGACCCTTTTCCTAACCTTGGTTTACTTCGGGGGAACCATACAACCCACTCAACATGGGGACTATAATTGGAGAAAGGATGAGGAGAGATTTCTGGTTCCAGACCACATTAATTCATGGGGAATATCTTCCTTTGTCAATCTGGGCTAAGAGCTGTATGGGCATGGCCCTGGGAGAACAGGccaagaaggggaagaaaggcagTCTTACCTGTATTTCTTTTGTGCCCGATGTCACCCAAGAGAGGGAGGTGAAGAAATGGGCATCACTGAAGTAATAACATACACACGGCATATTTTGAGGATAGCGAGACTCTTTGAACAGTATCTGGGACCGGTCGCTCAGCACAACTAGGCTATTCTTTGGGTCTTCTGAAGGTTGCTGGAGAGAGGTGTGGCATAAACTAAGAGGCTAGGGCACAGAGGCACTAAATATATTCTCGCACAAGTCACAGTTGGAGGAGTTCCCAAAGTCATGCCTCCCACCCGAAGGACCTACTCCTGTTACACTCACACGTGCATAACTTACCACCTGTGGGACAGCTATACTTCACAAGCATGTAACAAATCCCCCAATGCAGGAGAGAACACAACCCTGCAGAGCCTCTGTGTGCAAATTTTATAGTGTGAACATGGGAAAATGATGTTCTTTTCAACATGAAGTTAGCCATGCCTGCCCtctaacattcctttttttttttttttcagatggagtctcgctgtgttgcccaggctggagtgcagtagcgtgatctcagctcactgcaacctccgcctccccagttcaagcgattctcctgcttcagcctctcaagtagctgggactacaggcacgcaccaccaggccctgctaattttttgtatatttagtagagatggagtttcaccatgttggccgggctggtctcaaactctagacctcaggtgatccacccgcctcggcctctcaaagtgctgggattacaggcatgagctactgcattCAGCCCCCTTTAACATTCTTGCTTCTGTCTAGAAGGTACATGTACCATAAAAGACACAATCTTTAACAGAATAGTCAGGCAAGTACATCACCTTACACCCACATGGAATATAGCAGAGTCTCCCAAAGTCAGTGCATCAGTGCAGCTCTAAGTTACTGAAGCTTAAAGCTGCACTAAGTGAGACTCTTGGGACACCCTATCTGGCCTTTAAATTTGACAGAGGACAAgcatttatactatatatatatatatatatatatatatatattcccacaGTGATAGAGCATGTGCTATGAAACATGCATCTGGGATcctgtaatttttgttttgttttgttttttgagacacagtctcactctgcggccccaggctggagtgcag from Rhinopithecus roxellana isolate Shanxi Qingling chromosome 12, ASM756505v1, whole genome shotgun sequence encodes:
- the WDR87 gene encoding WD repeat-containing protein 87 isoform X2: MKSKTEDMIEKRIFSMTEQLPPIQSMVHTGSFHILVVYCGDLILRLFGDHFRAFKPLGKVHCRFNISCLCYDPEMKMLLSGILGAVVTWVIERSGTGLHIAHMVSMPGDELVQDIVLNGPNGSLLALCETVVRVLMRQGKGQLGEVKRFTSTSSGSSITCCFTCFDQGFLYAGNQAGEIQVWNLQQGHPLHSFQAHHSGVICIRSRPEAHTLLTAGSDSLIKEWNLTSGSLLRRLELGEELYRLQFIDSITFFCQTAHSFSLRCLPCFYSLFNVCGSAPQQLRRVYCGNNWFRILCTTEDGLLRFVSPITGDLLVITWPFSIVDRAVDWAYDPGKEELFVATGSSEVLVFDTTRCPCPAKYLLGTSPNSQDFVQCLAYGHFNLGRGLEGLIFSGHQSGVIRVLSQHSCARLEKFMHFGAVLALSTLSGGIFGGQGNSLLCSYGMDDYVHLSEAVLDGVKVQLQPLASILSSCHLTHLILLPKSVGAITETNCLRLWKFHDFMSSGSQNGLKFIETLPLHLCAITSFDVCLSLSLFVTGSADGSVRIWDFHGRLIAILDSSLHFGPLCFANDRGDLLVTFNQSLYLVSCLKLLPPALLTRLSFMSISDEVLEIPKPFIPSFFFSFETMFVPKYIYLGKAQQKLVGLENLVNKRAIAFDHSVPHVIEEDEEGSPVLLRSSMRYSLQDMEDWTQMSKRYQRHYALPPQLQLTSWDGLNPYQILRYYFGHGREWLFAPDCYIPNSVIRARLWPEGTPIYLQCNLHAPQRELEWDRSQEFFFWHSKVRTVSNIEYPEKEDEHFLEMRLSKDITYSVLTDGANRSWLGRKMSEIAINSMIETILNIMVHASLLKYQYCVGALGQIFASYQVSPALRSETAHRLLDDTTNSNPLIRELAWEGLKRLGMITHLFAMPLAQGLMDKDERVRVKTLSLMAEIGIHSRTSLLQLIQKQETFREMQQEMIGEEPLDHLLGMRATDLQILSTQVEQRLNENLTLSHRDEKPAFSLDVSKASELKSFSVKPPTVSEESEVAIKHSKGHRRGRAVVKKHSRKWLRGLKKTKERDSKHMITEPGLLEDESGTEATPVEMEEASVHSKWSSSISVIKPLKDVDFQEKDISKDHVALTLKMLRKIRDKRDKKARAQKLKKKHKKKGKEAKVITEKPTPPVMGQPVIKKVKILGRGASGISGRRSTAGDGLSWRDDLCRLMTLRISGSQTKMSENLNTELVTFAQEMLVDRHPSWELFQEICPLLKKESKVLLEDLDWDVVPAEEKPIFIHEEAIREDMIQGVTEEVIRHEVMPREEEQAQKKAKDMPGLEETQVILNKGKKKKVIFLEPGDVTKGKQISKKEKKKTFQKSPKQERKAVQQERKVGKTKREMPKEERDMREEVKEMATLEKKVVEREEKPVMIERTPSWQDWKKSWDEWKQVHGETRKSWKAWKEDWEKRLLQEEEKLHQAGEKLFPEEEMLQEDKKLKWKEWKQVWENMLPSESKEQLYKDAEEVTLEEEVTLEEEVSRKEEEKEEQVTEEQRQIQEEHKRARIHRKQARAEKKRAQEERKLAQEEEKLAQEERQLAQEERKLAQAYVKITQDDREMAQADGKFAQKEETLAQRGEKLSQEAEKLAQKRKKLSKKWVKVAREEEKLAKKEGKLAEVKNIFVQKVEELAQREQNLDWQEKELAQELEELEWDMEELSWKEEELNQEEEKLIEEKKKLAEEEKTLVWQREKLSEEETKLTQEEELLIQEEEKLAQHKEKMPEEEERLGRKREQLIKKKIKLARKRKRWINSMEELTKNKMILYQKKDLAQEKKNLAQEKEKLAQRKENLLYNKERLTQSRKKLVQVKNKLGMFKKTLAQVAEKLTQKEETVIKKKEKLTETEKKLVQVEDSLAEKQEKLAQEKMKLALEKAMVQGKKRLRGELDIVKEEKALNLKMKRLAEEKMRLVEGKETLSKGETPETSRQRKMTKVEQELLERKLSLEEKILLHEDRILAMEEREIAKGKLEFTRGRRIFVQGQRKLAKAERKLIKKKESLSKEPAKLNKILKALQRLTRDERKLTEEEIKMTKIKRSLFVKESRLRIEQSKLDIKEWDFSEKRSELTKDEKKLARKQRKLAKEMRRMINKEEKMTEEESKLARRHSEVILDDEEEGGIEEEEVIPFLKQRWRKRKEAKRVDKPKKKFSSQVDEVESEEHFSEEMESLLDELEKQESLSSEEEEEREEEEEREREEEEESEEEEEKEKEEEEEEEEGEEKQVEKEEEEEKKKKKEKKKEEVQEKEEVCEEKEEIMSEEEIESLSDEEEEEESGSLEEEVDRGKDTLKKEKLFKLQEQRRKVLRERERVLSIGKGVPHVKDGAVRLGVLKSPLKKLMSRALEMKEKIPVPVPEKQISWEDKKATVVEIPRKFSGTMDKEREVMGKYEPIPPHVLGTVLETQAQDLKTPFMSHILRRTVEGQELQHKPLGAWWKGFLQHPPLMGQTEVQLPLSQIPAKEQHADESLSDVEWIRHVLERMEAGEQLSRDGFHRLCQLLKDLVSKGNLEWLNLAKLEAIVYRHRQALESRGTRISKPTRESMSPKYQKVIPPIKAKEKESWPKPLAVPTQKSPLATKRILDPRAKNWHLLGEPYRSERAQQISIAHKEMEMQYFYPATRDIFPSARASVEKQTLALMFQRDFWDFKDKRRFPRLPKLEKKIQPISKKKEELPLWETFVALYHVLRMLQQRYAKDSTAWMEQFYQLMDLYQLKSPRIQKLLQELLMREEPQPQEIIYEEALKATELVPGERLFCCLFCGSSHTPRSPEEFQGVVPLPWQNCVHTILPVGIARYGILELAWKSLPEADLHLTKALTHTVAPTF